From Brassica oleracea var. oleracea cultivar TO1000 chromosome C3, BOL, whole genome shotgun sequence, a single genomic window includes:
- the LOC106329665 gene encoding putative F-box protein At3g23420, translating to MKKGKKMSDLPRDIEEEVLCRVPLTSLGLVRSTCKRWNMLSRCDHLFANKHLAHLAAEAAKKKDHPLVVTMMNYRVELMRLDLSNEDKVVVVNPEAKLAGLDQIDVREIFHCDGLLLCIPKEDHYRLLVWNPYWGRGQPRWIEHTHNHDLVDTHLFGRLDRYSYGLGYNNSSQYKILRFIDYPPNFVEFKIYDFNSDSWRILDLPPRPDNWNIKLDERGLSLNGNTYWFASEALNFDAICFLVCFDFTTETFSPPLPLPFEAFPDDTLILSSSSSSSSSSVGGEYPPQLVVLFQSMDTLEMEIWISNTTEKPNAALSWNSKVFLSANIKQLIHPHYNFLRKSACFFIDQEKKVAVVFDKNARMGAATRDMAYIFVGGGVDDEKKARSVFTRAPRLSIVIETGRV from the coding sequence ATGAAGAAGGGGAAGAAGATGTCGGATCTTCCAAGGGATATCGAGGAAGAGGTGCTGTGTCGAGTTCCGTTGACATCTCTGGGACTTGTCCGATCTACTTGCAAAAGGTGGAACATGTTGTCCAGATGCGATCACTTATTTGCGAACAAGCACCTTGCTCATCTAGCAGCAGAAGCAGCAAAGAAGAAGGACCACCCTCTTGTGGTTACGATGATGAATTATAGGGTTGAGTTGATGAGATTGGATCTTTCCAACGAAGACAAAGTTGTTGTTGTAAATCCTGAAGCTAAACTTGCTGGCCTAGATCAAATCGATGTGCGTGAAATCTTTCATTGCGACGGTTTATTGTTATGCATTCCCAAAGAAGACCACTATAGGCTATTGGTTTGGAATCCCTATTGGGGGCGGGGGCAACCCAGGTGGATCGAGCACACACATAATCACGACTTAGTGGACACGCATCTCTTTGGTCGTTTGGACAGGTATTCGTATGGTCTCGGATACAACAATAGTTCCCAGTACAAAATCCTGAGATTTATTGATTATCCCCCAAATTTCGTTGAGTTCAAAATCTACGACTTCAACTCTGATTCATGGAGGATTCTTGATCTCCCTCCTCGTCCAGACAACTGGAATATAAAACTTGATGAACGCGGGCTATCTTTGAATGGCAATACCTACTGGTTTGCATCAGAAGCTTTGAATTTTGATGCCATTTGTTTCTTAGTCTGTTTTGATTTCACAACAGAGACATTCTCCCCGCCTTTGCCTCTCCCCTTTGAGGCTTTCCCTGACGATACTTTGATTCTATCATCATCATCATCATCATCATCATCTAGTGTTGGAGGAGAATATCCTCCTCAGCTTGTGGTTTTATTCCAGTCTATGGATACATTGGAGATGGAGATCTGGATTTCCAATACGACCGAGAAGCCCAACGCAGCCCTGTCCTGGAACAGCAAGGTTTTCTTATCGGCCAATATCAAACAACTCATTCACCCCCATTATAATTTTCTTCGGAAATCTGCGTGTTTCTTCATTGACCAGGAGAAGAAAGTGGCGGTGGTTTTTGATAAAAACGCCCGTATGGGTGCCGCCACTCGTGATATGGCTTACATCTTTGTTGGAGGAGGAGTGGATGATGAGAAGAAAGCAAGAAGCGTGTTTACCAGAGCTCCCAGACTTTCAATTGTCATTGAGACCGGAAGAGTTTGA
- the LOC106329664 gene encoding uncharacterized protein LOC106329664 yields MIHTRKSVRGRILYSLALYVYCVPCTQLSSQNVSLPDYLSLQDVPVQTQKATNLGVVDHHHAPPSSILDEDDAAFVCPNFYPNVNQPPQGSVTATGWSGSTWIVPANQQTTMMVGTSIRIRTRLVTTTRLEFPLASGYIEDEPQLDLSLHL; encoded by the exons ATGATTCATACCAGAAAGAG TGTGAGGGGGCGTATTCTGTATTCACTCGCGTTGTATGTGTACTGTGTACCGTGCACACAACTGTCTAGTCAGAACGTGTCGTTACCAGATTATCTCTCGTTGCAGGACGTACCAGTCCAAACACAAAAAGCAACCAATCTCGGCGTCGTTGATCATCATCATGCTCCTCCGTCGTCAATCCTCGACGAAGACGACGCCGCTTTCGTCTGTCCTAATTTCTACCCTAACGTTAACCAACCTCCTCAAGGATCCGTTACAGCAACCGGATGGTCCGGATCAACGTGGATCGTACCGGCTAATCAACAGACGACGATGATGGTGGGTACGTCGATCCGTATCCGTACCCGTTTGGTTACTACTACCCGTTTGGAGTTTCCTCTGGCCTCTGGGTATATTGAAGACGAGCCACAGCTGGATCTTTCTCTCCATCTCTGA
- the LOC106334257 gene encoding uncharacterized protein LOC106334257 — MGCATSVYDSVGKKKRIVQESVVFVLQLRVPVQSDLQRQLKGVAPRTTVERLACLRNQIQLVAEDTGGSAISELRTALEEYLSLLTGIVKKKNDGMEGCVEFKWKILGDGRRAELCFTNIWMEMLTVIHMMAALALTEANSLMTPKACSDSSNSVRVVSSDCRRDAVDLLLKASGYLEFCIREILTRFPPDIKSKLPDDMQESVLQTLSIQALGQGTEIQLGLAVDSQKATLSVKRRLACEQVIYFSQAYQCLSGCEVVSHGCAKKLLRFIYWKFLEAKAAAYYYHGLVTDKGNEPACHVSAVCCFLAAAELLAESKKACFSFCLAPPVTRAPPMWGVMKHLSQKIPEVAFRKSQTYGYLLEEEEKAMQCLPELPDFQLSLRPEEFELPEIEAGSSEGNQTHLLSEHLEDYSDNHDDDEDNDELDH, encoded by the exons ATGGGGTGTGCTACATCTGTTTATGATTCTGTGGGCAAGAAGAAGAGGATCGTTCAAGAATCTGTAGTGTTTGTTCTGCAGCTCCGTGTTCCTGTTCAGTCTGATCTTCAGCGTCAGCTCAAAGGCGTTGCTCCCAGGACCACCGTTGAGCGTTTGGCATGTCTAAGGAATCAGATTCAGCTGGTAGCTGAGGACACAG GTGGTTCTGCCATTTCTGAGCTGCGTACAGCTTTGGAGGAGTACTTATCTCTCCTCACCGGTATTGTCAAGAAAA AGAATGATGGCATGGAGGGATGTGTAGAGTTCAAATGGAAAATCCTTGGAGATGGTCGAAGA GCAGAGTTATGTTTCACAAACATTTGGATGGAGATGCTGACAGTGATCCACATGATGGCTGCTTTGGCATTGACTGAAGCTAACTCTCTCATGACTCCGAAGGCCTGCTCTGATTCTAGCAATAGCGTCCGTGTGGTCTCCAGTG ATTGCAGGAGAGATGCAGTTGACTTGCTGCTCAAGGCGTCTGGATACTTAGAGTTCTGCATCCGAGAGATATTGACTCGCTTTCCTCCTGATATTAA GAGTAAATTGCCAGATGATATGCAGGAGAGTGTTTTACAAACTCTATCTATCCAAGCACTAGGCCAG GGAACTGAGATTCAACTAGGATTAGCAGTTGATAGCCAGAAAGCTACACTTTCTGTGAAGAGGAGACTTGCCTGTGAGCAAGTCATCTATTTCTCCCAG GCATATCAATGCTTGTCTGGTTGTGAAGTAGTCAGCCACGGATGCGCCAAAAAGCTTCTCCGGTTCATATACTGGAAGTTTCTTGAAGCAAAG GCTGCGGCATACTATTACCATGGACTGGTAACAGACAAAGGAAACGAGCCAGCTTGCCACGTGAGTGCGGTGTGTTGTTTCCTTGCAGCTGCAGAGCTCCTAGCAGAAAGCAAGAAGGCTTGTTTCAGCTTCTGCTTAGCTCCTCCTGTCACTAG GGCTCCTCCTATGTGGGGTGTCATGAAGCACTTGAGCCAGAAGATTCCAGAAGTTGCTTTTAGGAAATCTCAAACGTATGGATACTTGCTTGAAGAAGAAGAAAA GGCAATGCAGTGTTTACCAGAGCTCCCAGACTTTCAGTTGTCATTGAGACCAGAAGAGTTTGAGCTACCTGAGATAGAAGCTGGCTCTTCTGAAGGAAACCAAACCCATTTGCTTAGTGAACATCTCGAAGACTACTCCGATAATCATGATGATGATGAAGATAATGATGAGCTTGATCATTGA